A part of Desulfofundulus salinus genomic DNA contains:
- the ilvD gene encoding dihydroxy-acid dehydratase, producing MELKSQMLRQVNFQGDGLRMGTLWDEKDLAKPQILIDSAFGDSHPGSKHLDKLVEAARISVYEHQGKPICYTVTDICDGMAMAHDGMNYSLVSRDIMAYMYEIHALATPIDGAIFIASCDKSIPAQLMAMLRVNLPAIQLPGGSMLSGPGYMSSEILYGCGDQVLKGKMGLRELGYYTRNCCPSAGACQFMGTASTMQCMSEALGLALPGSALVPAYSNLIGRYARQAGRQLMELVRQNLRPRDIVTHKNIENAIIVHAAISGSTNALLHLPAIAKEAGIKIDPDLFDRVNRKVPVLVSLKTGGQWPTELFWYAGGVPAIMRELRDFLHLDALTVTGKTVGENLRELEESGFFAEVNSYLINYNLTPNAIIKTCNNPVKPQGNIVILKGNLAPGGAVIKTAGLAPEMHCFTGRARVFNSEEDAVAALLADQIVPGDVIIIRFEGPQGSGMPEMLRMTEALYTRPELAQQVLLITDGRFSGATRGPAVGHVTPEAYTGGPLAYVKDGDLIRMDIPARRLDVIGTEGQVKDPAEIEAVFVERRRNAVLPKKESTGVLSLYRRLATSVAEGATIG from the coding sequence ATGGAACTTAAAAGTCAAATGTTGCGGCAGGTTAATTTTCAGGGTGATGGCCTGCGCATGGGCACGCTCTGGGATGAAAAAGACCTGGCTAAACCCCAGATCTTAATCGATAGCGCCTTTGGAGATAGCCATCCCGGCAGCAAGCACTTAGATAAGCTGGTGGAAGCGGCCAGGATCAGTGTTTACGAGCATCAAGGTAAGCCAATTTGCTATACAGTTACCGATATTTGCGACGGCATGGCCATGGCCCATGACGGCATGAATTACTCCCTGGTTTCCCGGGATATCATGGCTTACATGTATGAAATTCACGCCCTGGCCACCCCTATTGACGGAGCCATTTTTATAGCCAGCTGCGATAAATCCATTCCTGCGCAGTTGATGGCCATGCTGCGGGTTAATTTGCCGGCCATACAGCTGCCCGGCGGTTCCATGCTGAGCGGGCCGGGCTATATGTCGTCTGAAATCCTGTACGGCTGCGGTGACCAGGTTCTTAAAGGCAAAATGGGATTAAGGGAACTGGGATATTACACCCGTAACTGCTGTCCAAGCGCCGGGGCATGCCAGTTTATGGGGACAGCCAGCACCATGCAGTGTATGAGTGAAGCACTGGGGTTGGCCCTGCCCGGCAGTGCTCTGGTTCCGGCATATTCTAATCTGATTGGGCGGTATGCCCGGCAGGCTGGCCGCCAATTAATGGAACTGGTCAGGCAGAACTTGCGGCCGCGGGACATTGTAACTCATAAAAATATCGAAAATGCCATTATTGTGCACGCGGCCATCTCGGGGTCCACCAATGCTTTGCTGCATCTACCGGCCATAGCAAAAGAAGCGGGCATTAAAATAGACCCCGATTTATTTGACCGGGTTAACCGGAAAGTTCCCGTTCTGGTTAGTTTAAAAACCGGTGGCCAGTGGCCAACTGAGCTATTCTGGTATGCCGGCGGTGTTCCCGCCATCATGCGTGAATTAAGGGATTTCTTGCACCTCGATGCCTTGACCGTGACTGGCAAGACGGTGGGGGAAAACTTGCGTGAACTGGAAGAAAGCGGCTTTTTTGCCGAGGTAAATAGTTACCTGATAAACTATAATTTAACTCCCAACGCTATAATAAAAACCTGTAACAATCCAGTTAAACCGCAGGGCAACATAGTTATTTTGAAAGGTAACCTGGCTCCCGGAGGAGCGGTAATTAAGACCGCCGGGCTGGCGCCGGAAATGCACTGTTTTACCGGCCGGGCCCGGGTTTTCAACAGCGAAGAAGACGCTGTTGCCGCCCTGCTGGCCGATCAAATTGTTCCAGGAGATGTTATCATCATCCGGTTTGAAGGGCCGCAGGGATCCGGTATGCCTGAGATGCTGCGGATGACGGAGGCGTTGTATACCAGACCTGAATTAGCGCAGCAGGTTTTGCTCATCACCGATGGTCGTTTCTCAGGTGCTACCCGCGGTCCTGCTGTGGGGCATGTAACGCCGGAAGCTTATACAGGTGGCCCCCTGGCTTATGTCAAAGATGGTGATTTAATCCGCATGGATATACCTGCCCGTAGATTAGACGTAATTGGTACTGAAGGACAGGTAAAAGACCCGGCGGAAATTGAGGCCGTTTTTGTAGAACGAAGAAGAAATGCTGTGCTGCCGAAAAAAGAAAGTACGGGTGTTTTGAGTTTATACCGCCGCCTGGCAACATCGGTGGCCGAGGGGGCAACCATCGGGTAA
- a CDS encoding APC family permease, protein MAQAAGGDWLRFLCALATAIAWGIGDGLVAQAAISRLLYSMARDKMMPGFLAKVHPRYQTPYMSTLLVAVLAITMGALIQMDKLTSMVNFGALTGFLFLHLSVFVHYVIRQKKTDAASLLKYLVAPACGFAIIFYVWISLQSEAKILGLIWLAVGFVYAAFKTRFFTEKPPVFQSLGH, encoded by the coding sequence GTGGCCCAGGCGGCCGGCGGTGACTGGCTGCGCTTTCTCTGCGCCCTGGCCACGGCCATTGCCTGGGGTATCGGTGACGGATTGGTGGCCCAGGCGGCTATTTCCCGCCTGCTGTACAGCATGGCCCGGGACAAAATGATGCCCGGCTTCCTGGCCAAAGTTCACCCGCGCTACCAGACCCCTTACATGAGCACATTGCTGGTTGCGGTGCTGGCCATTACGATGGGTGCACTCATCCAGATGGACAAGCTGACTTCCATGGTGAATTTCGGTGCCCTGACCGGATTTTTGTTCCTGCACCTGTCCGTGTTCGTGCATTATGTGATCAGGCAGAAGAAAACGGACGCCGCTTCCCTGTTAAAATACCTGGTGGCGCCGGCCTGCGGCTTCGCCATCATTTTCTACGTCTGGATAAGCCTGCAGTCCGAAGCCAAAATCCTGGGGCTGATCTGGTTGGCCGTCGGCTTCGTTTATGCGGCTTTTAAAACCAGATTCTTCACGGAAAAACCACCCGTCTTCCAGTCTCTGGGGCATTAA
- the pdxA gene encoding 4-hydroxythreonine-4-phosphate dehydrogenase PdxA, which produces MKPLVAITMGDPAGVGAEISLKAASSTQLSDMARILILGSGPVLEYYRKLLKISFPLKEIKTPEQYEEGYINFISVNKLSLSDFEAGKVSPVCGRAAYEYLEVGVKLALEGKISAIATAPINKEALHKAGLDYSGHTEILARLTGAADYAMMLVSGTLRIIHVSTHVALKKACELVKKERVYKVIKLADKAVKALGIPAPRIAVAGLNPHAGEGGLFGREEREEIRPGIEKAREEGVQVSGPLPPDTVFLKAYKGHYDAVVAMYHDQGHIPVKILGFETGVNITVGLPIIRTSVDHGTAFDIAGRGIADERSMVEAVKIAVKLNQGCRKVTVTG; this is translated from the coding sequence ATGAAACCTCTTGTGGCAATAACCATGGGAGATCCGGCGGGTGTAGGTGCGGAAATTAGCCTGAAAGCTGCAAGTTCCACCCAATTATCTGATATGGCAAGGATTTTAATTTTGGGCTCCGGGCCTGTACTGGAGTACTACAGGAAATTATTAAAAATATCGTTTCCGCTTAAGGAAATAAAAACGCCCGAACAGTATGAAGAGGGATATATAAACTTCATTTCGGTCAATAAATTATCTTTATCTGACTTCGAAGCAGGTAAAGTTTCCCCGGTTTGCGGGCGGGCTGCGTATGAATACCTGGAAGTGGGCGTTAAACTCGCATTGGAAGGCAAAATTTCGGCTATAGCTACTGCTCCGATTAATAAAGAGGCCCTTCATAAAGCGGGGCTGGATTATTCCGGTCATACGGAGATCCTGGCAAGGCTTACGGGAGCGGCGGATTACGCGATGATGCTGGTAAGCGGAACATTGAGGATAATCCATGTTTCCACCCATGTGGCTCTTAAAAAGGCCTGCGAATTAGTAAAAAAAGAAAGGGTATATAAAGTCATAAAACTGGCCGATAAAGCTGTAAAGGCTCTTGGTATACCGGCTCCCCGAATTGCCGTCGCCGGCCTTAACCCCCATGCGGGAGAAGGGGGTCTTTTCGGCCGTGAAGAACGGGAGGAAATAAGGCCTGGAATAGAAAAGGCCCGGGAAGAAGGCGTGCAGGTTTCTGGCCCGTTACCCCCGGACACCGTTTTTTTGAAGGCTTATAAAGGTCATTATGATGCAGTGGTGGCTATGTACCATGACCAGGGGCATATACCGGTAAAAATTCTGGGTTTTGAAACCGGTGTAAACATAACCGTTGGACTGCCCATCATTCGTACTTCGGTAGATCACGGCACGGCCTTTGACATCGCGGGCAGGGGAATTGCCGACGAGCGTAGCATGGTGGAAGCTGTTAAAATTGCAGTAAAATTAAATCAGGGTTGCAGGAAGGTAACTGTCACCGGCTGA
- a CDS encoding four-carbon acid sugar kinase family protein, giving the protein MYRVIVIADDFTGANDSGAQLVKHGYLTVTVMDKGDIQRYEGVADALVIDTETRNIPALDAYEKLKEVSRAVKEYKAAIVYKKIDSTLRGNIGMELNALREVFKPELTVFAPAFPKNDRTTEEGIHFLRGIPVDKTELARDPRAPITTSNIRDYLENELRVKVRHVTLKEIRRNLEAVLLRELKDCDTFSFDAASDDDLIKIARGVLNLNKRTIWVGSAGLAEALIDCLKDKLRIDPVLVIAGSVSRVTRMQIYKALEDSSTELVKVDVKKSLISPVREIERVRSLCLEFMSSGKNVVIASAPDEDSIKEALEAGRQKGLSPQNTSEAISEVLGDIALSIVSLKKPAGMVLTGGDTAFHVVKKLSAGGCRIDSEIEPGLPELLLMGGPFHGLKLITKAGAFGSRDSILNAMRFLRGEGK; this is encoded by the coding sequence TTGTACAGGGTAATCGTAATAGCCGACGACTTTACAGGCGCCAACGATAGTGGAGCCCAGCTTGTAAAGCACGGTTACCTTACAGTTACGGTAATGGATAAGGGCGATATACAAAGGTACGAAGGTGTGGCAGATGCACTGGTAATAGATACCGAAACCAGGAACATTCCTGCTCTGGATGCCTACGAAAAACTTAAAGAGGTTTCCAGGGCGGTAAAAGAGTATAAAGCGGCCATAGTGTATAAAAAGATTGATTCCACTTTAAGAGGCAATATCGGTATGGAGCTCAACGCTCTTAGAGAGGTTTTTAAGCCGGAACTCACCGTATTTGCTCCAGCCTTTCCTAAAAACGACCGTACCACGGAAGAAGGCATTCATTTTTTGAGGGGCATCCCGGTAGATAAAACTGAACTGGCCAGGGACCCGAGAGCTCCCATTACCACTTCAAATATAAGGGATTATCTGGAAAACGAGCTGCGTGTTAAAGTCAGGCATGTGACTTTAAAGGAAATACGGCGGAACCTGGAAGCAGTTCTGCTAAGAGAACTAAAAGATTGCGATACTTTTTCTTTCGATGCGGCGAGCGATGATGATCTAATAAAGATAGCAAGGGGTGTGTTGAATTTAAATAAAAGGACGATCTGGGTGGGTTCCGCCGGTTTAGCGGAAGCCCTGATAGATTGTCTTAAGGATAAATTAAGGATTGACCCGGTTTTAGTTATAGCAGGAAGTGTTAGCCGGGTCACCCGGATGCAGATTTATAAAGCTCTGGAAGATAGCAGCACTGAGCTGGTGAAAGTGGATGTAAAGAAGTCCCTGATCTCTCCCGTCCGGGAAATAGAACGAGTTCGGAGTTTGTGTTTGGAGTTTATGAGTTCTGGGAAAAATGTGGTTATTGCTTCGGCGCCCGATGAGGATTCCATAAAGGAGGCGCTGGAAGCTGGACGGCAAAAAGGGCTTTCCCCGCAAAATACCAGCGAAGCAATTTCCGAAGTCCTTGGAGATATCGCCCTTTCAATAGTCAGCCTGAAGAAACCGGCTGGCATGGTTTTAACGGGTGGGGATACGGCTTTTCATGTTGTTAAAAAACTTTCAGCTGGTGGGTGCAGGATAGATTCGGAAATTGAACCAGGACTACCGGAACTGCTGTTGATGGGAGGGCCCTTCCATGGGCTTAAGTTAATCACGAAAGCCGGAGCTTTCGGGAGCAGGGATTCCATATTAAACGCAATGCGATTTTTGAGAGGAGAAGGAAAATGA